A window of the Myxococcus fulvus genome harbors these coding sequences:
- a CDS encoding imm11 family protein, with amino-acid sequence MSPSSRYFRLKEDVRAGYWYLGEPLREQEQELEDIREFTSGRSVRGVGRLMLSVREPGRQRDFNMAGVGMTPVVHGRVAAIFAEHAPDDVQLIPVHLKGHPDDYQVLVATKTVQCIDDKASSEVEFWLPEDARPDKLGQYRNVVDMRIDPTKVGKTKVFRTWGWTVALIVSEDIKVAMERAKVTGAKFEEV; translated from the coding sequence ATGTCTCCCTCCTCTCGATACTTCAGGCTCAAAGAGGACGTACGCGCCGGCTATTGGTATCTGGGAGAACCGTTGCGAGAGCAGGAACAGGAACTGGAGGACATCCGGGAGTTCACCTCGGGACGGTCCGTTCGAGGAGTGGGTCGCTTGATGCTCTCCGTTCGCGAGCCTGGGCGTCAGCGCGATTTCAACATGGCCGGTGTCGGCATGACGCCTGTTGTCCACGGCAGGGTGGCTGCCATCTTCGCGGAGCATGCGCCTGATGATGTGCAACTCATCCCTGTCCATCTCAAAGGCCACCCGGACGATTACCAGGTCCTCGTAGCGACGAAGACGGTCCAGTGCATCGACGACAAGGCCTCGAGCGAGGTGGAGTTCTGGCTGCCAGAGGATGCTCGGCCAGACAAGCTCGGCCAGTACCGGAACGTGGTCGATATGCGGATCGACCCCACGAAAGTGGGCAAGACGAAGGTCTTCCGCACCTGGGGATGGACCGTTGCCCTCATCGTCTCGGAGGACATCAAGGTCGCCATGGAGCGCGCCAAGGTCACGGGAGCCAAGTTCGAGGAAGTCTAG
- a CDS encoding AHH domain-containing protein, giving the protein MQLHWVVPLLLLALVTGCATSRVVRLDTGHDAFVVTPHEEPGEEVSAAELDDDEYEEAITELARDVRPFRNPMQEARDLFGVPSRGGVYRYESHPSQLTLQSREDADDPHLLESYADDELTRAYGQWCARKKQTGDCLRLLQEGPLLASDGRYAWALAIAMDSVWEETAEAVEDMTDPGAVMATITAAATMYLLLWALPEPLSKGVAATLTAIAIAYLGVDTTWRLLDGWLTLVREADQATTFSQLSAAGEAYGEILGENAARVLVMLATAAIGNTAGLAAKAGRLPGSAPAALAVESQAGFQYLAVGSVQSVAVTAEGFTVVLAPNALAMASRQKERHHIATNKNDVSAARGGPWTPRFRDLFTRAGMELKDPENIVEVVGHKGPHPQRYHERVQERLLEALGSCRKVADCREALTIELRRLARDAATPGTEIHRLLTQRK; this is encoded by the coding sequence ATGCAGCTTCACTGGGTCGTTCCGCTGCTCCTGCTGGCGCTCGTCACCGGTTGCGCGACGAGTCGCGTCGTCCGATTGGACACGGGACATGACGCCTTCGTCGTCACTCCTCACGAGGAGCCAGGCGAGGAAGTGAGCGCGGCAGAACTCGACGACGACGAGTACGAAGAGGCCATCACGGAACTGGCCCGGGACGTACGTCCGTTCCGCAACCCCATGCAGGAGGCCCGTGACCTCTTCGGAGTGCCGTCCCGCGGCGGTGTGTACCGATACGAGAGCCACCCCTCCCAACTCACCCTCCAGAGTCGAGAGGACGCAGACGATCCCCATCTGCTGGAGTCCTACGCGGATGACGAACTGACGCGCGCCTACGGCCAATGGTGCGCGCGAAAGAAGCAGACCGGGGACTGCCTACGGCTGTTGCAGGAGGGCCCCCTGCTGGCCAGCGATGGCAGGTACGCATGGGCCTTGGCCATCGCGATGGACTCCGTGTGGGAGGAGACAGCCGAGGCGGTGGAGGACATGACGGACCCAGGCGCGGTCATGGCCACCATCACCGCAGCGGCGACGATGTACCTCTTGCTCTGGGCGCTACCCGAACCCCTGTCCAAGGGCGTCGCCGCGACCCTGACAGCGATTGCCATCGCCTACCTGGGCGTGGACACGACGTGGCGTTTGCTGGACGGGTGGTTGACCCTGGTACGAGAGGCGGACCAGGCGACGACATTCTCGCAGCTCAGCGCAGCGGGCGAAGCCTACGGAGAGATCCTGGGTGAGAATGCGGCACGGGTCCTCGTGATGCTGGCAACGGCCGCCATTGGAAACACGGCGGGACTGGCAGCGAAGGCTGGGAGGCTGCCGGGCTCTGCGCCCGCAGCGCTCGCAGTTGAGTCCCAGGCAGGCTTCCAGTACCTCGCGGTGGGAAGTGTGCAGTCCGTCGCGGTGACTGCAGAGGGGTTCACCGTCGTACTGGCCCCCAACGCGCTGGCCATGGCGAGCCGCCAGAAAGAGCGCCACCACATCGCCACGAACAAGAACGATGTCTCAGCTGCACGTGGCGGGCCTTGGACGCCGAGATTCCGCGACCTCTTTACCAGGGCCGGAATGGAGCTGAAGGACCCCGAGAACATCGTGGAAGTCGTCGGGCACAAGGGCCCCCATCCGCAGCGGTATCATGAACGCGTCCAGGAGCGACTCCTCGAAGCTTTGGGGAGCTGCCGGAAGGTGGCAGATTGCCGCGAGGCCCTCACGATTGAGCTTCGTAGGCTCGCCAGAGATGCCGCGACCCCGGGAACGGAAATCCACAGGCTTTTGACCCAGCGCAAGTAA